In Zingiber officinale cultivar Zhangliang chromosome 6A, Zo_v1.1, whole genome shotgun sequence, a single genomic region encodes these proteins:
- the LOC121994751 gene encoding probable arabinosyltransferase ARAD1 codes for MANKNTQPCWPGCRLPLLFCLGFAIVLALPYLFFLDYNDPKEKFFSMIENRRLPLKDHEEEPSLSMESTFRVQSGPADEDLKQCDLSKAMLKVFMYDMPPEFHFGLLDWKGDGKSVWPDIQTEIPDHPGGLNLQHSIEYWLTLDLLSSRFSDRSGPCTAVRVDDSREADVVFVPFFSSLSYNRHSNVKPPEKISRNKALQKKLVEYLTAQQEWKRSGGLDHIVMAHHPNSMLGARTKLWRCTFILADFGRYVPHVANVEKDIIAPYKHMIRTFVNDSSGFDDRPTLLYFQGAIYRKDVSFTIIICIDAT; via the coding sequence ATGGCTAACAAGAATACACAGCCATGTTGGCCTGGATGCCGGCTTCCTTTATTGTTCTGTCTTGGTTTTGCAATAGTCCTGGCTCTCCCCTATCTGTTTTTCTTGGATTACAATGATCCAAAAGAGAAGTTCTTTTCCATGATTGAGAACCGAAGACTCCCTTTGAAAGACCATGAAGAAGAGCCCTCGTTGTCTATGGAATCGACTTTCCGCGTTCAAAGTGGACCGGCAGATGAAGATCTCAAGCAGTGTGATCTGAGCAAGGCAATGTTGAAGGTTTTCATGTATGATATGCCTCCTGAGTTTCACTTTGGTCTTTTAGATTGGAAAGGAGATGGAAAGAGTGTGTGGCCGGATATCCAGACCGAAATTCCAGATCATCCTGGTGGCTTGAATCTTCAACACAGCATTGAGTACTGGCTGACATTGGATCTTCTATCCTCAAGATTCTCTGACCGGAGTGGCCCTTGCACAGCTGTAAGGGTTGATGATTCTCGTGAAGCTGATGTTGTGTTTGtgcctttcttttcttctttgagcTACAACCGCCATTCTAATGTTAAACCACCGgaaaaaattagtagaaacaaaGCACTGCAGAAGAAATTGGTGGAGTATTTAACAGCTCAACAGGAGTGGAAAAGGTCAGGGGGGCTTGATCACATTGTAATGGCACACCATCCCAATAGCATGCTAGGTGCTAGAACGAAGTTGTGGCGTTGCACATTCATTCTTGCAGATTTTGGACGATATGTTCCCCATGTTGCTAATGTGGAGAAAGACATAATTGCTCCCTACAAGCATATGATCAGGACATTCGTCAATGACTCATCTGGTTTCGATGATCGTCCTACTTTGTTGTACTTTCAAGGAGCTATCTACAGGAAAGATGTAAGttttactattattatttgtATTGATGCTACTTGA